The Dioscorea cayenensis subsp. rotundata cultivar TDr96_F1 chromosome 19, TDr96_F1_v2_PseudoChromosome.rev07_lg8_w22 25.fasta, whole genome shotgun sequence genome includes a window with the following:
- the LOC120249751 gene encoding guanine nucleotide-binding protein subunit gamma 1-like isoform X1 — translation MQAERKAAPAAAATAAVPKPAVDTRGKHRISAELKRLEQEARFLEKFDNEQEEMEELEKTEKASASCQELLHKVESKPDPLLPVTIGPVIPTWNRWFEGPQDLQGCRCWIL, via the exons ATGCAAGCGGAAAGGAAGGCTGCTCCTGCTGCTGCTGCGACGGCGGCGGTGCCGAAACCGGCGGTGGACACTAGAGGGAAGCACCGGATCTCTGCGGAATTGAAAAGGCTGGAACAAGAGGCTAGGTTTCTTGAG AAATTTGATAATGAACAGGAAGAGATGGAAGAGCTCGAGAAGACGGAGAAAGCATCAGCATCTTGCCAAGA GTTGCTGCACAAAGTAGAAAGCAAACCAGACCCACTACTGCCGGT AACAATCGGACCTGTAATCCCGACTTGGAATCGGTGGTTCGAGGGGCCTCAAGATTTGCAAGGTTGTAGATGCTGGATACTCTGA
- the LOC120249751 gene encoding guanine nucleotide-binding protein subunit gamma 1-like isoform X2 — protein sequence MQAERKAAPAAAATAAVPKPAVDTRGKHRISAELKRLEQEARFLEEEMEELEKTEKASASCQELLHKVESKPDPLLPVTIGPVIPTWNRWFEGPQDLQGCRCWIL from the exons ATGCAAGCGGAAAGGAAGGCTGCTCCTGCTGCTGCTGCGACGGCGGCGGTGCCGAAACCGGCGGTGGACACTAGAGGGAAGCACCGGATCTCTGCGGAATTGAAAAGGCTGGAACAAGAGGCTAGGTTTCTTGAG GAAGAGATGGAAGAGCTCGAGAAGACGGAGAAAGCATCAGCATCTTGCCAAGA GTTGCTGCACAAAGTAGAAAGCAAACCAGACCCACTACTGCCGGT AACAATCGGACCTGTAATCCCGACTTGGAATCGGTGGTTCGAGGGGCCTCAAGATTTGCAAGGTTGTAGATGCTGGATACTCTGA